In Desulfovibrio sp., a single window of DNA contains:
- a CDS encoding site-specific DNA-methyltransferase has protein sequence DLARNASGRQCVGPLTLTHILLLKKPGPYRNPTTAQQEASRISREEYARWYRPVWDDIAGAKKTAVHPAPFPVEIPYRLIRMFSFAGDTVLDPFGGIFNTSIAAMRAGRNSVCNEIAQTYFEAGLETVREKAITLALA, from the coding sequence CGACCTTGCCCGGAACGCCAGCGGCAGACAATGTGTGGGGCCGTTGACGCTTACGCATATTCTGTTGCTGAAGAAGCCTGGACCCTACCGCAATCCAACCACCGCTCAGCAAGAGGCTTCCCGGATCAGCCGGGAAGAATATGCTCGATGGTACCGGCCAGTCTGGGACGATATTGCGGGTGCGAAAAAGACCGCAGTCCATCCTGCGCCGTTCCCGGTCGAAATTCCCTATCGGTTGATCCGCATGTTCAGTTTCGCCGGCGACACAGTGCTCGATCCGTTCGGTGGCATCTTCAACACGTCGATCGCGGCAATGCGCGCTGGACGCAATAGCGTCTGTAATGAGATCGCCCAGACCTATTTCGAAGCCGGACTTGAGACGG